Genomic DNA from Veillonella criceti:
TTTCTACTTATGCAACTTGGTGGATTCGTCAGGCTATTACACGGGCTATTGCCGACCAAGCGCGCACAATTCGTATTCCAGTTCATATGGTAGAAACAATTAATAAATTGATTCGTATTTCACGTCAATTATTACAAGATAAAGGCCGTGAACCATTGCCAGAAGAAATTGCAGAAGGTATGGGCATCAGTGTAGAGCGTGTTCGTGAAATTCAAAAAATTGCACAAGAACCAGTGTCTTTAGAAACACCTATTGGTGAAGAAGAAGACTCTCATTTGGACGATTTTATTGAAGACCAAGATGCTATTGCGCCAGATGATGCTGCTAGTTATATCTTGTTAAAAGAGCAAATTGAAGATGTATTCTCTTGCTTGACGGAACGAGAACAGCAAGTTTTAGTGTTGCGCTTTGGTTTAAAAGATGGCAAACCACGGACATTAGAAGAGGTGGGTCAGCATTTTAATGTTACCCGTGAACGTATTCGTCAGATCGAAGGTAAGGCATTGACTAAACTTCGTAATCGAGGTAAACGAGATAAAATTAAAGACTTCTTATAATTTCATTGACGGCAATAAGTTATTTTGTGTATAATAATTTGGTGGAGTACTACGGTATTTCCCTATGGGCCTATAGCTCAGGGGTAGAGCAACCGGCTCATAACCGGTCGGTCCCTGGTTCGAACCCAGGTGGGCCCACCAACTTTTGTAAAAATAAACCGCTTATACAACGTGATAGTTGTATAAGCGGTTTTTAGTTATGGTAAAATAAATATGTGATAAAAAGGTCCAATATGTTCAGTAAATATTTTAACGTATTTATTGTTCTTAAGGATATACTAATATTTAAGAGTAGTTTTATGTTACATAGTGTCATGCTATGTAGTGTTATGTTACATAGTGTTATATAAAGGAGTCATTGTGACAATAAAAAAGCTAACGAACCGTTTAGAAGCGGTATTTACACTAATACCTAAAGCAATAGCTATTGCCGATATTGGTACAGATCATGTTATTTAGCGGTTGAATTAATACAACGTGGTCGTGCTGATCGAGTGGTAGCGGGTGATGTGCACAAGGGGCCATTGGAGTCCGCTAAAGCATATGTAAAATCTAATGGACTGGAAGATCGAATTGATTGTCGTTTGGGCGACGGTTTGCAGGTTACTGAGTCTGGTGAATTGCAAGGAGCCGTACTTTGTGGCATGGGGTTTTCTCATGCGGGATATTATTGAAGCAGGCCCTGAACTATTAGATTTTTATGTATTACAGCCTCAAAATGGGCAAGCTGAATTGCGACAATTTTTAGTGAAAAAAGAGTATAAAATTGTAAAAGAAATTTTGGTAGAAGATATGGGCAAACTATATCAAGCACTATTAGCTGTTAAAATCGAACGATTACCTGAATATGTAAGTGACATAACCTTAAGTATGCAAGATGTATATGAAAAGTTACCATTAGATTCCTTACTTTGGTCAGTGGGCGCTTTATTAGCACAGGAACGCCCGCCATTATGGAGTAAGTATATAGAGCGACTTATTTATTTACGTCAGATTGCTTTAGATAATATGTCGAAAGAATTAGCAAATACAGAAAAGTATAAACTGTTGGAAAAAGAGATTGCAGAATTGGAGGTATTATGATGAATGAGATATTTGATGAAACGAATGAGCAAATTGTCATAGCAAAAGAACAAACAGATAATAAAAAACAAACAGTTGTAGCAAAAGAATCGTTAACTACAGTAAAAGAAGGGGGCGCCACAGTTAGCGTAAAGCAAATCGGTCACATTGTAGAGGCTTTGGCCACCTACGCATTTAGCAGAATCTTGGGATAATGTAGGTCTTATGGTGGGACAACAACAGACCGAAGTGACAGGAATTTTAACAGCCCTTGATGTAACGGATGAAAGTTGTGGAGGAAGCTATCGCTAAAGGCTGTAATTTAATTGTCCAGTCATCATCCGCTAATTTTAAAGGTCTAAAACAAGTAACGGATGATACCGCATTAGGGCGTTTAGTTATAAATTAATTAGTCATAAGATAGCTGTTTATAGTGCGCATACGAACTTAGATATTGCTTCTGGTGGACTAAATGATTTAGCAGCGGCTCAAATTGGGCTAGGGCAAGTAACAGGCCTTGAAAAAAGTCCATGAAGAAGGGCTGTATAAAATTGTTGTTTTGTACCCACTACGCACACGGACGCTGTATTAAACGCTATGGGCGATGCAGGGGCTGGACATATTGGTAATTATAGTCACTGTACATTTCACAGTGAAGGAACTGGCACATTTTTTACCTTTAGAAGGAACACATCCATATATTGGGGCTGTTGGTGAAATTACAAAAGTAGCCGAAAATCGGTTGGAAACGATTGTTCCTAAAGCTCAATTAGCTACTGTCCTTGACGCAATGAAAGAAGCTCATCCATATGAGGAAGTGGCCTATGAAGTATATCGATTAGCTGAGCCAGCACAGGTGGCAACAATTGGGGCGCCTTGGTGTATTAGCTGATACTTTAAGCTGGGAAGCCTTTGTAGAATTAATAAAAGCTGCTTTTCCGCAAGGTCGTGCACGTTTTGGTGGCGCTAAAGTGGCGGCGATTACTAACGTTGCTCTTTGTACTGGCTCTGGTGCTGAATTTATAAAAGCTGCGGCTAAGGCTGGTGCACAGGCTTATGTGACAGGTGATGTGAAATATCATGATATGCAATAGCTAAGGAATTGGGCATTTTGGTGGCTGATGTAGGGCATTTTGGTACGGAAGTAGGGGCGTCCTCTTTACTGGCTGCCCATATTGAAATGAAATTACGAGAACAGAGTATAACAACGATTCCTGTTCATATCAGTGAAACACAAAAAGACTTTTTCTTTGCATAATCGACATCCTTAGATGTGCTATCTGTTCATATTAATTTTGAGAAAAAGATAATGACCTAATATCTTGTATCTGCTAGACTTTAAGTAGCAAGTATGAAAGGTGATTGCGAGCGTAAGTTCGAGGAAAGTCCGAGCTCCGCAGGGCAGGATGCCGGATAACGTCCGGCGTGGGTAACCATAGGGAATAGTGCCACAGAAAAGTAAACCCGCCGCTTTAGCGGTAAGGGTGGAACGGTGTCGGTAAGAGCGCACCAGCAATGCAGTAATGTATTGGCTCGGTAAACCCCATCCGGAGCAAGGCCGAATAGGAAAGGGATAAGGGTGGCCCGCCTACCTTTCGGGTTGTGCCGCTTGAGCCTATAGGCAACTATAGGCCTAGAAAGATAATCACCACTGCGCAAGCAGAACAGAACTCGGCTTATTGATTGCTTGCTTAAAACCGCTCCTTGGGGCGGTTTTATTTTGTCTAGTCATTATCATTTAAAGAAAATGATTGATTTTTGACTAAACATTGTCGCCGTCATCATACAATTAAAAGTATACAAAGAGGATATGGTATAAGGAGGAATTAGTAATGGCAGTAACAAAAATTGAAAGTTTAGAAGCTTTGGAGACCCTGTTAAAAGACTCTTCAAAAGTTGTGGTAGCTGATTTTTGGGCTACCTGGTGCAAACCTTGCGAATTGATGAATCCTGAAATCGAAAAGTTAGCGGAAGATATGAAAGATGATCTTGATGTGGTAACCATTGATGTAGAAGCACTCAAAGACGTAGCTTGAAATACAATATCCAGGGTATTCCGACATTGATTTGCTTTAAAAATGGTAAAGAAAAAGATCGCATTGCTGGGTATAAACCAGCTCCTATTGTAGAAGGGTTGATTCGCTCCATTATAAAATAAAGCGATAAAGTATATAGTTAACTTTCAAGAGTATAGCAAGTTTTTATGATATATTCTATAGAAATTAAAACCGTAACGTGTTATACTATCAATACTATTTAATAAAAGATTTATTTAATGTTTAACAAACGGACAGTAAAGTTATTGCAAGCAAGGGGGGTCCACCTGTGAAAGAAAAGACAAATAGTCTGTGGAAATTGTTCCAGGAACGTAAACTCAGTCGCCGCACATTTATGAAGACCTGTGTGGCTTTGACCGCCATTTTAGGCCTACCACCAACAGTATTGAATAAAGTTGTTGAGGCAGCCGATACGAAAGAGTTGCCAACAGTTATTTGGTTACATGGTCATGAGTGTACAGGTTGTGACGAATCGTTTATTCGTTCTACATCGCCATTTGCATCAGATGTGGTATTGAATATGATTGCTTTAGAATATGATGACACATTGGCTGCAGCAGCGGGGGCTCCTTTTGAAGCACATTTACATAAACTATTGACTGAAAAGAAAGGTCAATATGTATTAGCTGTTGAAGGTGGCGTACCTCTTGATGACAATGGTACCTATTGTATGGTAGGTGGTCGTCCTTTTGTTGATGTGTTAAAAGAATGCGCTGAAGGGGCTGCATTTATCATTGAATATGGTTCCTGTGCGGCTTGGGGCGGTGTACAGGCTGCGAAACCAAACCCTACGAATACTGTGTCAGTTTCGAGTGTCATTTCAGGTAAGAAAATTATTAAAGTACCTGGGTGTCCACCAATCCCAGAAGTTATGACGGGTGTGATTATGCATTATGCATTATTTGGTGAAATTCCACCACTTGATGTGGAAGGACGTCCAAAACAATTCTATGGTAATCGCATTCACGATACTTGTTATCGCCGACCATTTTTTGATTCGGGGCTCTTTGTTGAAAAGTTTGACGATGAAGGGGCTAAAGCTGGTTGGTGTTTATACAAGATGGGTTGCCGCGGTCCAGTTACTTACAATTCATGTGGTAACTTGCGCTGGTGGAACGGTTTATCCTATCCAATTCAATCTGGTTCTGGTTGTATTGGTTGTAGTGAAAAAGGCTTTTGGGATAATGACAACTTCCATCAACGATTACCTCAAGTTCAAGTGGCTAATACCATTACGACGGCTGATACGATTGGTACCATTGCAGGTTTAACTGCGTTTGGTGCTGTAGTAGCCCATGGTGGTGTTACCTTGGCTAAACATAAATATGATACGATTCAATTAGAAAAGAAATATCAAGAAGAGCTTGATGCGCAGAAGGCCGCTAAAGAACAGGCTAAGAATGAAGGAGGTAACCACTAATGAAACGTGTAGTTGTAGATCCGATCACTCGTATTGAAGGTCATTTACGAGTTGAAGTCAATGTTGATGAAGCAACGGGGAAAGTAGAAGACGCGTTATCCAGTGGTACGGCTTGGCGTGGTATTGAGTTAGTAGCAAAAGATCGTGATCCACGAGATGTGTGGGCGTTCGTACAACGTATTTGTGGTGTATGTACATCGACTCATGCATTAGCTTCTTTACGCTCTGTGGAAGATGCATTAAAAATTGAAATTCCTAAGAATGCGAATTATATTCGAAATATTATGCATAGTTGTTTAGATGCTCATGACCATATTGTACATTTCTATCACTTGCATGCGCTTGACTGGGTGAGTCCTGTAGAAGCATTAAAAGCAGATCCTGCTAAGACCGCTGCTTTACAAGAAACCGTACTTAAAACATATAATTTAAGTGGCCTTGAACCAGCTGAAACACAGTCCACTACATCGGCGTATCCAAAAGAATTTCCTAAAGGCAATGCAACGTACTATGCAGCTGTTCAAGGGAAAATTAAAAAGATTGTTGAAAGTGGTCAATTAGGTATTTTTGCTGCACAATGGTGGGACCATCCAGATTATCAATTATTACCGCCAGAAGTTCATTTGATGGGCGTGGCTCATTACTTGAATATTTTGGATAAACAGCGTGATATTGTTACACCACATGTTGTGTTTGGTGGGAAAAATCCACATCCACATTATATTGTTGGTGGTATGCCTTGTTCCATCTCTATGGATGATATGAATGCGCCTGTCAATTCGGCTCGTTTAGCTGTTGTTGATGAATCGATTGCATTAGCGAAAGATTTGGTTAATTACTTCTATCTTCCAGACGTATTGGCGATTGGTCAGATTTATGCAAAAGCAGGTATGGTTGATGGTGGCGGCCTATCTAAGAAACGTGTGCTTGCTTACGGTGATTATCCAGATGAACCATACAGTGGTATTCAAAATGGTGATTATTTCAAAAAATGCTTAGTTCGTGCTAATGGCGTTGTTGAAGATTTTGGTCTTGGCGTAGATAAAGCAAAATTCATTCCACTTGAAGGGGAAGACCTTATGAATCCAGACTTCTTGTCAGAAGAAGTGGAACATTCTTGGTATGAGTATCCTGATGGTAAGAAGACAATTCATCCATCAGAAGGGGTTACGAAACCAAATTATACAGGCCCTAAAACAGGGACTAAAGAACATTGGGAATTCCTTGATGAAACGAAGAAATATTCTTGGATTAAATCACCAACCTTTAAAGGGAATGCTTGTGAAGTAGGTCCTTTGGCTAAGTATATTATTGTATATACAAAAGTAAAACAAGGTATTATTAGTAATCCATCCTGGGCTGAACAGATGATTGTTAAGCAGATTGATACAGTATCTTCTGTTTTAGGTGTACCTGCTCATGTATGGATGTGTAGTACCGTAGGTCGTACGGCTTGTCGTTGTTTAGATGCACAAGTAGCTGTTAATATGAGTCAATATTTCTTTAATAAATTAGTGACGAATATTAAAGGCGGCGATACAGCTGTAGCGAATACAAAAAACTTTGACCCTAATACATGGCCAAAAGAAGCAAAAGGGGTTGGCTTAGTCGATGCGCCTCGTGGTGGTTTAGGTCACTGGTGTGATATTAAAGATGGTAAAACAAGCAATTACCAGTGTATTGTACCAACAACTTGGAATGCATGTCCTAAGACAATTGCTAATGAACATGGGGCCTACGAATCCAATATGATGGATACGAAAGTTAAAATCGCCGACAAACCACTTGAAATTTTGAAAGGGATTCATTCCTTTGACCCTTGCTTAGCTTGTGCAACGCACTTGTATAACAAGAAGGGTGAAAAAATCATCTCCGTTAATACAGATGCTATGTGCAAATAATAGGGGGGATTTAGATGTTTGAACAACCGGACAAAAAGCCGTATCGCGTATTTAGTCTGTGGTTGCGTATATTCCATTGGACGATGGTACTGTGCGTAACTTTCCTATTCTGGACAGGTCTATATATTGGTGATCCAGGGTTTAGTATGTTTGTAGGTCGTGAACCGGCAGAAGCTATTAACAGCTGGTTTTCTATGGAAATGATTCGCCGTGTTCATTTTGGTTTTGCGTTTATTTTGATTTTTGCGTTTGTGTTCCGTATTTACGGCGCCATTCGCTATCGTGGTGATCGTTTGTTACCAAAATTCCGTAGCCGTTTATATTGGGATGGTCTTAAACAAACGACGTTACATTATTTGATGTTGCCACGTCAGGAAGAACATCGAGTGCTACGTAACTCGTTAGCGCGTACAAGCTACTTGCTAGTGTATATTATGATGTTCCTTGAAATTTGTACTGGTCTTGCGATGTATTCGCAGATTAATCCAAATAGTTGGTTGGCCATTGTGTTTAATCCAATTAATTTGATGTTTAACGAATATGATATTCATATGGTACATCACTATATTGCGTGGTTCTTCTTGCTCTTTACTGTAGCTCATGTATACTTGGCATTCCGTGAAGATGTTATGGAAGAATCTGGCGAAGTGTCTAGTATGGTATCTGGTATGAAATTCTATCCAGAAGACCCAGAAGATATTGAGGATTTATATGGTAAACGACAGTAATATTACGCTCTTAGGCGTAGGTAATATATTACTCACTGATGAAGGTTTAGGTGTTCACGTAGTGCGTCAAATGGAAGAAGAATATTCTTTTTCCCCTGAAATTAATATCGTTGATGGTGGCACTATGGGCATGGAATTATTAAGCTATATGCGAGGTATGACTAAACTGTTGTTGGTAGATGCTGTAAATGGTGGTGAAACACCAGGCACGGTTTATGAATTTCCACACCAACAGACAGAAGATTATTTTACCGGTAATATTTCAGTTCATGAAGTAGGGATGCAGGATATTTTACGCATTCGTGCCTTACAAGAAAAACCTCTTGAAGATGCGACAGTAATCGGTGTAGAACCTGAAAGTCTAGACATTGGGTTAATGCCAACTGAAACAGTACAAGCCGCTTTGCCGGAGGTAAAACAACGTATTATTCGGCAATTAGAAACTTGGGGAATTGAGGTAACTGAGATAACAGAGGTAACAGAGCGATGATAGAGCATTATGGCAATGTACAGGCCATTTTAAAAGAACTTCAATTAGCGTTAAAGCGTCTGCGTGAAACGGGTGAAACTCACACCATTTATATTGAAAAGACGGGTTTAACGATGGAGGAACAAGTGGAGGTCATGGAAACTTTAGGTCGTGGCTCCATTACGATTAATTTTACAGAGACCGATCAACCTGTTGAATGGTATGAAACGCAATTTTCTGGTATATGGTTAGGCACATTCCGCAATGCGCGGGATGAAGCTATTGTATATACCGTAGAAGTTGGTCGTTATCCAAGTCTTTGTGGTGCGTTTGATGAAGATATTGAAACGGCTGAAGACGAATTACAAACTTGGATTGATGCGGCAGGGCTATAGCTTGAGGCTGTAACAGATTGTAGAATGATATTCTATGAGTTTGTTGCAGCCTTTTTTGTATGTATAAGAGCTTATTTACTTAAAGTAATCATAATTTTATAAAAATAAGAGCATTAATATAAGTGTTGTATGAAGAAAAATAGGGAGTTAACCGATATACCATTGCTTTTATTCATGAAGTTATCACCTAAAATGGCTTTTTTACATGAAAAACTCATGTTTGAAATTGAGTTTTCTAATGGTTGAAAAACTGAAAACTATGATTTAGTTTTCGGTTTTGAGTGAAAATAAAAATCAAAAAGAGGTTGTATGCCCTATAAATACAAAGTTTCTAAGATGTTTAGGATTACTAATAAATAATTACAGTTAATTTAGGGAATATATGGGTTAAATGAAGTTTTGGTACTTTCATTTTGAGTTTAGTTTTCATTGGTAAGATGTGTCCATAGGTTAGTTCAGACAACGAAACAACTAAGACAAAAGAAGCAATAACAATACATTGCGAGGAAACTTGGACACTCCAATTTAAATTATTATTCTTTAATTAGTCTGTTTCAGAATCTAAACAAATCTAATATTTTAGAAAATTGTTTTTATTCCGAAAGGGGCAATTAATTATGAAAAAACGTTTTGCAGCCGTATTCGCAGCAACTGCTGTACTTGGTGTAACTACTGCTTTCGCAGCTAATCCATTCTCTGATGTAACTCCTAATGATTGGGCATACCAAAGTGTAGCGCAATTAGCACAAGCTGGTGTAATCAATGGTTACCCAGATGGCACTTTCAAAGGCCAGAACAACATCACTCGTTACGAAATGGCTCAAATGGTAGCTAAAGCTATGGCGAATGAATCTCGTGCTAATGCAGAACAACAAGCTATGATTAACCGTTTGGCTAATGAATTCTCTGAAGAATTAAATAACTTAGGTGTTCGCGTTGCTGACTTAGAAAACAAAGTAGGTAATGTAAAAGTAACTGGTGACGCTCGTCTTCGTTATGAAGGTTCCGATACAAAAGGAATGATTAGCTCTGAAAATAAAGATAAAAAATCTTTATTCGATATGCGTGGCCGTGTACAATTCAATGCTAACGTAAATGACAATACATCCGCTGTTATCCGTGTAACAAGTGGTGATATGGAATTTGGCGATGCTAAAAACTCTGCTGATGTAGAATTTGATCGCGTATATGTAGCTCATAAATTTGGTAAAGATACAACCGCTGTAGCTGGTCGTTTCGGTGCTGTAGTTGGTAATGGTTTAGTATACGATGATACATTCGATGGTGCTGGCCTTACTTATGACAACGGTAACTTCTCCGCAACTGCTGCTTATGGTTCCTTCATGGAAGGCGGCTTATTTGATAATGCAGACAATAGCCGTAAATATGCTACTGGGTATAATTTTACTGATGAAACTGCTGATAGCAACCCAACTGTTACTATCTTACAGGCAAAAGGTAAACTTGGTGAACATGCAACCTTAGGTGGTTTCTATACCTTTGGGAATAAGAACTTTGATAATGACATCTACGGTGGTTCCTTAGACCTTAACTTTGATAAAGTTTGGATCGGTGGTGAATATGCAACATTCGCTGATGAAGATGGTGTTGTAAAATCTGATGATAAAGATGCATGGGTAGCTGGTATTGGTTATGGTGACTATGATATTGCTAAACAAGGTACTTGGGGTGTTAAAGTTCAATACTTTGATGAAGGTAAATACTCTCCAGTAGTAAGCTCCACTTGGAATCAGCCATACAACAGCGATTACAAAGCTTGGATGGCTAGCGTTGATTACGCATTAGCTGATAATGTAGGTCTTTCTGGTTACTATACATTTAATGCAGAAGACCAAAGCGGTAATGAATTAGGTGATTACTACCGTGCAGAATTAAACTACAAATTCTAATAGAAAAAAATAGATAAATTATCGAATAGTTAGATTATGTTGAAAAATATTTTTATAAAAATATTTGAGAAAGTAATGTAACTTAAAATTCAAAAAAGACAGTTAACTTAAGGGTTAACTGTCTTTTTATTTATTGAGAATAAAACTGATATAGGGCAGTTGAGTTTTTCAAAAGCTTTACAAAGTGAATTTTGTGTGATACTATAGCTGTAGATTCAGTGAAGTACCAAAAGTTGTTGACTGAGAAACGTAAGTCACTTGTGAGGAAACATGGACACTCCATTTAAGATTACGGAGTATTGGAAAATAACGAGTAGGGACTAAACAGAATCATTGTATATTATTTTTCTGTTTTTTACCGAAAGGGGTAATTACAATGAAAAAACGTTTTGCAGCCGTATTTGCAGCAACAGCTGTACTTGGCGTAACAACTGCATTCGCAGCTAACCCATTCTCCGATGTAACTCCTAACGATTGGGCATACCAGAGCGTAGCTCAATTAGCAGCAGCTGGTGTAATCAACGGTTACCCAGATGGCACTTTCAAAGGCCAGAACAACATCACTCGTTACGAAATGGCTCAAATGGTAGCTAAAGCTATGGCTAACGAAGCTCGTGCAAACGCTGAACAACAAGCTTTGATTAACCGTTTAGCTGACGAATTCTCCAGCGAATTAAACAACTTGGGCGTTCGTGTTGCTACTTTGGAAAACAAAGTTGGTAATGTAAAAGTTACTGGTGATGCTCGTCTTCGTTATAAAGGCTTTGAAGAGAAAGGTAACTTTGAAGATAATAAAGACAATTCTCGCTACAATAAAAAATCTCAGTTTGATTACCGTGGCCGTGTACAATTCAATGCAACTGTAAATGAAAATACTTCTGCAGTTGTTCGTATTTCTACAGGCGATACTGAATTTGGTGATTCTCAAGATACTGATGTGACATTTGATCGTGTATATGTGGCACATCAATTTGGCGAAGATACTACTGGTGTAGTTGGCCGTTTTGGTGCAGTTGTTGGTAATGGTTTAATCTATGATGACGCTTTTGATGGTGCTGCTTTAGCATACGATAATGGTAACTTCCAAGCATTAGCAGGCTATGGTTCTTTCGTTAAAGGCGCTTTTAAATCTCTAAAAGATATTAATAAAGATGGCTATACTAATGCAGATGACAACTTAAAAGTAACTTTACTTCAAGCTAAAGGGAAACTTGGTGAACATGTTACTTTAGGCGGTTTCTATGCATTCACTAATGATAATGGTGAGCTTTATAGCAATGAATTAAAATTAAAAGATGATGCTGATATCTATGGTGGTTCCTTAGATCTTAACTTTGATAAAGTTTGGATTGGTGGCGAATATGCTACATTCTCTGAAGATGCAGCTAATAAAGATTATGGTAATGATGCTTGGGTAGCTGGTATTGGCTTTGGTAATTATAACATCAAAGAACAAGGTACTTGGGGCGTTAAAGTTCAATACTTTGATCTTGCAGAAGTTTCCCCTGTATTTAGCTCTACTTGGAATCAACCATATGATAACGATTATAAAACATGGA
This window encodes:
- the cybH gene encoding Ni/Fe-hydrogenase, b-type cytochrome subunit; translation: MFEQPDKKPYRVFSLWLRIFHWTMVLCVTFLFWTGLYIGDPGFSMFVGREPAEAINSWFSMEMIRRVHFGFAFILIFAFVFRIYGAIRYRGDRLLPKFRSRLYWDGLKQTTLHYLMLPRQEEHRVLRNSLARTSYLLVYIMMFLEICTGLAMYSQINPNSWLAIVFNPINLMFNEYDIHMVHHYIAWFFLLFTVAHVYLAFREDVMEESGEVSSMVSGMKFYPEDPEDIEDLYGKRQ
- a CDS encoding hydrogenase expression/formation C-terminal domain-containing protein; this encodes MIEHYGNVQAILKELQLALKRLRETGETHTIYIEKTGLTMEEQVEVMETLGRGSITINFTETDQPVEWYETQFSGIWLGTFRNARDEAIVYTVEVGRYPSLCGAFDEDIETAEDELQTWIDAAGL
- a CDS encoding sigma-70 family RNA polymerase sigma factor is translated as STYATWWIRQAITRAIADQARTIRIPVHMVETINKLIRISRQLLQDKGREPLPEEIAEGMGISVERVREIQKIAQEPVSLETPIGEEEDSHLDDFIEDQDAIAPDDAASYILLKEQIEDVFSCLTEREQQVLVLRFGLKDGKPRTLEEVGQHFNVTRERIRQIEGKALTKLRNRGKRDKIKDFL
- a CDS encoding S-layer homology domain-containing protein, with protein sequence MKKRFAAVFAATAVLGVTTAFAANPFSDVTPNDWAYQSVAQLAQAGVINGYPDGTFKGQNNITRYEMAQMVAKAMANESRANAEQQAMINRLANEFSEELNNLGVRVADLENKVGNVKVTGDARLRYEGSDTKGMISSENKDKKSLFDMRGRVQFNANVNDNTSAVIRVTSGDMEFGDAKNSADVEFDRVYVAHKFGKDTTAVAGRFGAVVGNGLVYDDTFDGAGLTYDNGNFSATAAYGSFMEGGLFDNADNSRKYATGYNFTDETADSNPTVTILQAKGKLGEHATLGGFYTFGNKNFDNDIYGGSLDLNFDKVWIGGEYATFADEDGVVKSDDKDAWVAGIGYGDYDIAKQGTWGVKVQYFDEGKYSPVVSSTWNQPYNSDYKAWMASVDYALADNVGLSGYYTFNAEDQSGNELGDYYRAELNYKF
- a CDS encoding thioredoxin domain-containing protein → MAVTKIESLEALETLLKDSSKVVVADFWATWCKPCELMNPEIEKLAEDMKDDLDVVTIDVEALKDVA
- a CDS encoding Nif3-like dinuclear metal center hexameric protein, translating into MGRLGVLADTLSWEAFVELIKAAFPQGRARFGGAKVAAITNVALCTGSGAEFIKAAAKAGAQAYVTGDVKYHDMQ
- a CDS encoding S-layer homology domain-containing protein; the protein is MKKRFAAVFAATAVLGVTTAFAANPFSDVTPNDWAYQSVAQLAAAGVINGYPDGTFKGQNNITRYEMAQMVAKAMANEARANAEQQALINRLADEFSSELNNLGVRVATLENKVGNVKVTGDARLRYKGFEEKGNFEDNKDNSRYNKKSQFDYRGRVQFNATVNENTSAVVRISTGDTEFGDSQDTDVTFDRVYVAHQFGEDTTGVVGRFGAVVGNGLIYDDAFDGAALAYDNGNFQALAGYGSFVKGAFKSLKDINKDGYTNADDNLKVTLLQAKGKLGEHVTLGGFYAFTNDNGELYSNELKLKDDADIYGGSLDLNFDKVWIGGEYATFSEDAANKDYGNDAWVAGIGFGNYNIKEQGTWGVKVQYFDLAEVSPVFSSTWNQPYDNDYKTWMATVDYALANNVGLSAYWAFNGEEQDGTDVGDFYRAELNYKF
- a CDS encoding hydrogenase small subunit yields the protein MKEKTNSLWKLFQERKLSRRTFMKTCVALTAILGLPPTVLNKVVEAADTKELPTVIWLHGHECTGCDESFIRSTSPFASDVVLNMIALEYDDTLAAAAGAPFEAHLHKLLTEKKGQYVLAVEGGVPLDDNGTYCMVGGRPFVDVLKECAEGAAFIIEYGSCAAWGGVQAAKPNPTNTVSVSSVISGKKIIKVPGCPPIPEVMTGVIMHYALFGEIPPLDVEGRPKQFYGNRIHDTCYRRPFFDSGLFVEKFDDEGAKAGWCLYKMGCRGPVTYNSCGNLRWWNGLSYPIQSGSGCIGCSEKGFWDNDNFHQRLPQVQVANTITTADTIGTIAGLTAFGAVVAHGGVTLAKHKYDTIQLEKKYQEELDAQKAAKEQAKNEGGNH
- a CDS encoding nickel-dependent hydrogenase large subunit; translated protein: MKRVVVDPITRIEGHLRVEVNVDEATGKVEDALSSGTAWRGIELVAKDRDPRDVWAFVQRICGVCTSTHALASLRSVEDALKIEIPKNANYIRNIMHSCLDAHDHIVHFYHLHALDWVSPVEALKADPAKTAALQETVLKTYNLSGLEPAETQSTTSAYPKEFPKGNATYYAAVQGKIKKIVESGQLGIFAAQWWDHPDYQLLPPEVHLMGVAHYLNILDKQRDIVTPHVVFGGKNPHPHYIVGGMPCSISMDDMNAPVNSARLAVVDESIALAKDLVNYFYLPDVLAIGQIYAKAGMVDGGGLSKKRVLAYGDYPDEPYSGIQNGDYFKKCLVRANGVVEDFGLGVDKAKFIPLEGEDLMNPDFLSEEVEHSWYEYPDGKKTIHPSEGVTKPNYTGPKTGTKEHWEFLDETKKYSWIKSPTFKGNACEVGPLAKYIIVYTKVKQGIISNPSWAEQMIVKQIDTVSSVLGVPAHVWMCSTVGRTACRCLDAQVAVNMSQYFFNKLVTNIKGGDTAVANTKNFDPNTWPKEAKGVGLVDAPRGGLGHWCDIKDGKTSNYQCIVPTTWNACPKTIANEHGAYESNMMDTKVKIADKPLEILKGIHSFDPCLACATHLYNKKGEKIISVNTDAMCK
- a CDS encoding thioredoxin family protein produces the protein MKYNIQGIPTLICFKNGKEKDRIAGYKPAPIVEGLIRSIIK
- a CDS encoding HyaD/HybD family hydrogenase maturation endopeptidase, yielding MVNDSNITLLGVGNILLTDEGLGVHVVRQMEEEYSFSPEINIVDGGTMGMELLSYMRGMTKLLLVDAVNGGETPGTVYEFPHQQTEDYFTGNISVHEVGMQDILRIRALQEKPLEDATVIGVEPESLDIGLMPTETVQAALPEVKQRIIRQLETWGIEVTEITEVTER